CCAAATCTGGTCTCCTGTAATGCTTTTACACTAGTGTTTATGCAAAAGTGAAATTTACACTGATTCATAAAgctaaagaattttaaacCGCTAAAGTAACGCGTTGCTCCTCGTAAAATATCTAAAGGTAAAATGATGATGGGTTagtaaatttgaaatattcgATGGATTAAATAAGAAGCTGGGGAAAAATTATGCAAAAACTATTaataagaagaaagaattgtcattaaaatcaaattgTATACATTAGTCAACCTTGGTCAGAAGAGGTCTGATGAAAGCTATGAATCaacgaagaaaaaatggaaataaTGCTTTATTCTTCAATAATTATCAATATTCAAACTTAATAAACGGCTAAGTTTACAAATTATAAAGCCATTAACACTTTCaacacttttttaaattttattttatcagGGCAGATTTACGATACTTCATGAATTGTTAATAGTCaattaatttcaacaaaatttttaattaattattttaaattatccATGTCAATTCCATCACAATGTCAAGCCAAATTGTATTAAAGCAATATTGCAATggaataaattaataaaatatcgTTGTCTGAAGATTTCTGTAATAGgttatttattcaattattttataatttttttttttttttttttttttttacaaatgaCTCATGTAAACATTAACAGTCTAATATTACTGTCTACAGATTGTTATATGCATTGACTTCCATTCGTGTTGAGTACTCTAAAATACTCAGCTCCTTAACATTTTTGCAAAGAACAAGTTATGTGGGTCAAGGTATTTAGTTTTTACTTAACTTAAAAGTAATACAATACAAACATTGTAAACATCACGGTTAAAGAACCCAATTAAGCACTATTTCACGTTCATAATAATatagttaaataaaaaatacagattttttaaatcaagttcaataaaagattatttcgtaaaaaattttttattttactttgaTAGGCTTGAATTAACACATACAGGGAATAATAATGACTAGACGCTGAGCAGATGACTTGCCATCACTCTGTTTACCccattttcttaaaaacaTTGCgtctttttcttatatttaaatcattCTTAAATGGAGTTTCCTGTTTTCTCATGAAACTTACAATTGAATCGaacttcttttaattatttactaaATAGCGCTAGTAATGAAAGTGCAATATTATCTAGCTGCGCATTGTAGTATCTTGTTTGACTTCTGTGAGTTTTCATTGTGATCGGTAATATCATATTATATATAGGTGTGATGTGGGTAGCAATTTGTTGTAAGTATTTATACATGGGTTACGTTGTTACCTGCCATTAATTAACATATAAACGAACCTGTTTCTGTTCAGATGTACTCTGTTTATAATCTTTTGGAGTAAACATGATCAAACACAAACAAGTACTCAAAAGAATAGTTATCAGCAATTATTAGTAAACGAATCTTAAATCTATCCTAACAgatgacatatagtgatacgcagCGTAACGTAGTGTAGTCTTGCTTacgaaaatcaaaatataaGGATAACTAACACACTTTTTAAACAGCGAATGCCAAAAAAGGATGGGAAGCAAGTGCTATTAAATTcctaagaaaaaaaaaagcttgaAAGTATTATTAGGtgtttttattcaataGATGTTATAAATGCAATTGAGTAGAATCGATGCTATTTTACGTTACTAACCTTCATTCCAGTCTATTATGTGGTTTTTACTGGTTCTAACTACTAAGATTTAGTGTGTTATAATTATATACAACGAAGTCAAGTCAAGGACAACAATGTTTATACATTCTTCACTATCCCCTTCAAGTACCTTTTTGTAGcttatttaattgttttgaGCATTTGGATtgttaaattttagaaaaaaagtttttgttaGATTCAGATTTCCATTTATAACGGCCACTCTTTTCgtttcaaagaaaatataaaatcCGGTATCATACACTACTGCGCATTCGTTAAATGtggtttatttttttttataatacaAATATTACATATATTTAGTGTTTTGGGTGGTTATAAAATGGCTTTTAATCCCCTTTTATCTTTATTGAAAGCAGATGCCATATTCCTCGGGCAACTTTCCAAATCAAGCTTTTGTGCTACTAGTAGAGCTTTCTCtgttttctattttacAAGATTTAAGCGAAGTGCTTATGTGTCAGCGCCTTTTGGAATCGAGCCTCATGACGAGAAGGaattgaaaacaattgatGATAACGTCCATTCCAATAATCTATCATGGCAGAAAATACAAGAGCACGAGGTCATACGTGAATTGTATAGGAAAGCTGCTTATGAGCTTCCTGGACTTACGCGTAAGTTTACTGGGTAGTTTTACCTTAGGAATTCTATTTCACAATCACTTTAATATGCTTAATGTTCCATTTTCTCTGACAATTATAGCTTACACACagtcttttaaaaagccTGCTGATAGCCAGATCTTTAGGTTTGAATCTGATGTCCAAATGTCTTCGTTTGAGAAAATGAATCCGAAGGTCGTTGTTACATTTAAAGTTACGAATATTCCTTTGCTAGAGGAGAAACAACGACATGTATTACGATTATTGGTTGGACCAAGATATAATCCGGAGGAGGATTTAGTCAGAATATCTTCCGACAAGTATTCTTCTGCactacaaaataaatatcatcTTATAAAGATATTAACTTCGCTCATTGAAGAATCGAAGAGAAATgctgaaaaattttcacATGTCCCATTGAATACTGGCCATTGGAAATACAAGAAGTGTGATAAACGGATGCCACAGGAATGGCTCGCAGACGCAACTACACTCACttctaaaaagaaaacaacgATTGGCAAGCAATCACATAATACAGTACTTGAACGAGAATCGATAGCAACTACAGATGAATAATATGAAAGGAAAGTTTGTTTAAGTtactattaaaattaacGAGTCTATAATGTAAGCTAATATTGAAGGAATTAATCCTTCTCATTACTATATTAAGATGAAATAAAACTGTAGTATAAAAGGTACTGTTTCTCTAATCATAAATTTCTAACGGAGGGATTTTGTCAATACTACTGAGCCAATTTCTTGCGTTTGATTCGGTAGACATCCATTTTAATGGAAGTTCTACCAACTGTCCCCGAATGCCACGTAGTAAGTCGTAAACTACACGTTTGTCAGGAACTTGTAAACCATTATTAGTACGGGTTTTTGGTTTCTCTGTCTTCGAATCTTCACTTGCACTCGTGTTACCACTACCTTGGGAACCAGcctttggattttttggATCATTCTCTGACTTTTCATGAGTTTCGTGTAGATTTGACAACTCCTCCTGACGCCAGCGGGCTTGCTCTTCTTTAAAGCGttttccatattttttcCACTCATTATATGATTCCCACGTTAGCATCTCGTCATCCGGTACACATCGAAATATGTGCCGATAAATAGTAGTATTGTTTGAAGCCACTTTAGACCATAtgtcttcaaaaaattcatcgCAGACGGGGTCCTCAAAGCTTGAAGCGTCAAATTTAGGAATTGTTTCTCCACTAATAGGATTCACCTCAAGCAATGGTATATCATCATAAAACACAAGTCCATTTCCACAGTGTGGACGACTGGGTTCAGGCACTAGATGATCAGGGTCTTTAAGTACCATTGGACGTTGATCCTCCCCACATTGAGAGAACTTGGAAAGTTCATATAATGAGTCCTCCTTTGTTTTCAGTGATAAGGGGATGCCGCCTACTAGGGCGTTGGCTATAACATCAGGCCCTTTTTTAGACTTCTCGTAGTTCTTTTCAAACTCGACCTTGTCCTTTTGAGTTTTAATATTGAATTCAATCGAAGAAGGAATTAAACTGACACGTTGATCTAGTTTCTTCATACTCTTTTCAGCTTTTCGTAAGATGTCTGGAGTAGTGGTAAATTGACTCTGAGAACgatatttcattttcaactCTTCAGCAGTGTAAGCAGAACCATTAATGGCATTGCCTTCATCAGGAGTCCAGACTTCTACACGTTTCCACTCTGTATCGCGATCCAAGCCATCCATGTTGTATTCTCGTTGTTCAAGCACATCGGTCTCTAAACCTAAGTGCTCCCTCATAAGTCGTTTCCGAAGAGTGTGTGCAAATTTTCCAACTTTATAGGGCTTACCGTCCATCTTGGAGTCAATGGTTAGAGTATCTCTAATTACCGCAGCAATTTCAGAATCGCGGTTACCAAGCAAAGAACGTTCATTAATGTTTGCGGAACCAATGACCGCAACTCGATCGTCTGCAATAAGAATTTTAGCATGAACATAGATCATTTCAGTCACAAGTTCATGGTTTTCTCCCAAATGGGCCCAACCGCGCAAACCATAAAAACGCAAGTACTTGCTGCCATCAATACCCTTGGCATTTAACCTTCCAAATATTGAATGTTCACCATGGCAAATGCTGCGATATTGACATTCCACAATCAACCTAAGACTACCGCCCTCTTGTAAATCTATCTGACCTTCAAAACCGGGAAGCAACGGAATCATTATAACACCACGccatttttcattatttttgtgaGCCCTTATAATCCTCTCAACTAAAGCATCTCCAACACGATTTTCTATCGTCGTACCTTCACAAGTGGTAGAGGTTAcgaaaaattgattttcaatataaataaaatgttcGCTCTTTTCTATGCACGTAACATAAGCATTCTGAATACTTTGCTCAACAGTATCAACTAAACCTAAAGACCATAGTCCGGCAGATCTCAGGACTTGTACTTCGCAGGTACCGGTCAATTGGCTATCAGTTAATTGGTCTGTGGTAAAATCAGGAGGAGGAATTAGCAAAGGTGTTTTCCGGGCAGGCTTCTTGCATTGAATAAGATAATTCCATCGCTGAACAAAGTGTCGCGCAGCATCTCGAGCAGGTTGACCAATGATGCACATAGAGACATCATGCCAACCCATACGAGGTACCGCCAATCGGTCATACATATCTTTGTAAGGTTCAGTAAggtcaaaaaaatcatgaACGCGAGCATTTGAATAATCTTTTCCCCTCCAAGTTTGCTCGCATAAACCAGTTTTATCAGCAACAGGCTTGTCATCATACAGAATATGTTGAGGAGTATCATACCTGCCGAAACAAAGATCAATACCACCAATAAAAGTTATAGCATCATCCACTACCACAAGCTTCTCATGATGAGCCCAAAAGAGTGCGTTTTGGCGAAAGTGAGAAGGAGAGCGGATAACATAAATATTCGGATGTAGAGATTGAAGATGTTCCTTAGTATGGAATGAGTCTATGGGTATGGTAGCGTCAATATTGCGATAGATCATTATGTACACCATGACTCCTTCATGTGCCTTTTCATTAAGGATACGATCAATTCTCCACTTGTGAGCCATACTATAAGGTCGTCGCATTTGCAATTCAGGACTTAACCACCATCCATGAATCATAATACAGCGCTTTGCATTCTTTATAGCCCTGCTAACATTCCACATATGATCCCTTGCATCTACCATCCATTGAACAGCAACGTTAGTTCTAACAGGTGCAAAGCTGTCGAACCTATGTATTTCACACCAAGCAGTTAATCCTTGAGCAACTTGAACGCTGTTGATAAATTGTTGCAACCAACGACCACTTCGCACTGATAATTTCATTACTTTCTGCcgatttttaattttaaaagagtGATGGGAAAGacgaattttttcattagtGTCTTTTGAATGTGCCTTTCGAAAGTTTTTACGCGTAATTTCAAAGTCGACATCCCATATAAATACATCTGCTGGCTGCATTGAAAGCATATTATCACACAATATTATACAACTTTCAGAAACGATTATCCAAAACGGTTGACTCCTAGTTTTCATCATAGTAGTATTACAGCACAACATATATTGAGTAGGAGAATAATTTCGTTTCAAGGTCGCGAATCCTTCTTTGCCATGAAAAGTTCCGGCTCCAGCTAAGTACAATCCTAATGAACTAAACtctaaaaatgaataaagcACATTCACTTCgggaaaaaattgtaaattatgGATCATTTCTTGTAAGTATACACCAAGAGTATTACCTTGAATGGTCCAAAAATTTCCGTGTTTTTTTCTACCATTATTGGCATGCCTTGGTTGACCAGTCGTCCGATCACCATCTTGCGAATGTGACTCCCATGATATGTCAGAAATGCTATGTGTTTCATCAATAAGTTGGTCACTGGGATTGGAATAcagtattttttgataaccCCGGAGTTTCACCAAGTAAGGGAGCACttcttttggaaatttaGGCAATTTCATGCGTCTTCCGGAAAATCGATgttgaaattcaaaaaaaagaaagtgtGAATGAAGATTTATGAAATCGCGCAACTGTCTGTAAATCAACCAACGGATAGCATGTGGCCCAGTACCATATTCAACTTGAATTGTGAAAGTACTGTGTATGCGATTATGTTTAGGCTCCACATCAAGCACTGAGACCTTTATTAGGTCGGTAATAATAGGCAATACCGGCTGCCCAGATTTATCTCGAATAAAATGCTTGGCTATAGGTAAAGATGCAGGTATGCCTGCTTCGAAAAGATTAATAGCAGGCAAGTTCTCCTTTAATATAGGCTTTTCATCTTCCCTTTTAAATTTGCGAACAGAAGCCATTAATTGTGCCCACATTTGTCTGGCAGAATTACGGTTTGCCTTACTTGTATGGGCAGCAGCTGCATCACGTTCGTCTCTCTCTAAAGGAGGAACTTCAACGTTCTCATCCTCCATTGTCTGTGTGATAAATTCTGGAGTTTGCACTCTTGTACTATCATTCGCAGCAAGATCGTTAACGTTTTCAGAGGCTGTATGCCAAGAAGACCCCCGGGTGTGTTCCAAATCGGGCCGTTTTGGAGGatttaaattaacaaattcaGAGTAGTTTTTTGGATCATTCTCAGGAAACGATGGAATAGAATGGTCGACGTTTTTTTCAAGATCTGTAATTTTGGATGGTGTGTGATCTTCTGCATCTTTCCGTCCTGTCCCCTTTTCAGAGTAGATGCTATCATTTACATTTGTGTTTAACGAATAAGGTACATTATCAATCACTGAATTTCCACCTTGATGAATTGTCATTTTGTTATTAAATTAGCAATTGGCTAAAGTTTTTTTGAGACTCAGGGAAATCCAAGTCCCTATGGAGAAAAGCCAATGCTTTATAAATGAGTAAAAGCCAAGAGGGCTTTATTGAACAAATCCCAAAAACAGTTTAAGTGGTTTGGTAAAGCTTAGCTGCgcatttcaaaatgaataataCACCATCATGAAAGCTTGGTTAAAGTTTCGTTTAACTGCGCTAGCATAAATAAGGAAACTTTATGAACAATacaaatgtttatttacatcgCTATTGTGTAGTTTAATGGTATTTGTCCAATGGATATCGATGCTTCCTACAaccaaattattttttcttgaagaGTTCGTCTCCCTTTTATTGTAATCGTCGAGCAAGAGTTTGTTCAGCTCAACTTACATTAGCTTATCAAAATTAACAATACATATCTCTACTAGTTGTCAGCTATTCCTCACTAAATTATTATTGCACTATGTTAAATACCACTATATTGATTTACGTTTCCACTTTCAAAGTCGTTAATACAGCAAAAAGCTACACAAATGCCCTACATGAGACTTAGATATTTGCGTATTATGCTATTATAAACAATGTGCCTACGTTCCTCAATTCCCTGATTATTATACT
This portion of the Schizosaccharomyces pombe strain 972h- genome assembly, chromosome: I genome encodes:
- the pld1 gene encoding phospholipase D Pld1, which produces MTIHQGGNSVIDNVPYSLNTNVNDSIYSEKGTGRKDAEDHTPSKITDLEKNVDHSIPSFPENDPKNYSEFVNLNPPKRPDLEHTRGSSWHTASENVNDLAANDSTRVQTPEFITQTMEDENVEVPPLERDERDAAAAHTSKANRNSARQMWAQLMASVRKFKREDEKPILKENLPAINLFEAGIPASLPIAKHFIRDKSGQPVLPIITDLIKVSVLDVEPKHNRIHSTFTIQVEYGTGPHAIRWLIYRQLRDFINLHSHFLFFEFQHRFSGRRMKLPKFPKEVLPYLVKLRGYQKILYSNPSDQLIDETHSISDISWESHSQDGDRTTGQPRHANNGRKKHGNFWTIQGNTLGVYLQEMIHNLQFFPEVNVLYSFLEFSSLGLYLAGAGTFHGKEGFATLKRNYSPTQYMLCCNTTMMKTRSQPFWIIVSESCIILCDNMLSMQPADVFIWDVDFEITRKNFRKAHSKDTNEKIRLSHHSFKIKNRQKVMKLSVRSGRWLQQFINSVQVAQGLTAWCEIHRFDSFAPVRTNVAVQWMVDARDHMWNVSRAIKNAKRCIMIHGWWLSPELQMRRPYSMAHKWRIDRILNEKAHEGVMVYIMIYRNIDATIPIDSFHTKEHLQSLHPNIYVIRSPSHFRQNALFWAHHEKLVVVDDAITFIGGIDLCFGRYDTPQHILYDDKPVADKTGLCEQTWRGKDYSNARVHDFFDLTEPYKDMYDRLAVPRMGWHDVSMCIIGQPARDAARHFVQRWNYLIQCKKPARKTPLLIPPPDFTTDQLTDSQLTGTCEVQVLRSAGLWSLGLVDTVEQSIQNAYVTCIEKSEHFIYIENQFFVTSTTCEGTTIENRVGDALVERIIRAHKNNEKWRGVIMIPLLPGFEGQIDLQEGGSLRLIVECQYRSICHGEHSIFGRLNAKGIDGSKYLRFYGLRGWAHLGENHELVTEMIYVHAKILIADDRVAVIGSANINERSLLGNRDSEIAAVIRDTLTIDSKMDGKPYKVGKFAHTLRKRLMREHLGLETDVLEQREYNMDGLDRDTEWKRVEVWTPDEGNAINGSAYTAEELKMKYRSQSQFTTTPDILRKAEKSMKKLDQRVSLIPSSIEFNIKTQKDKVEFEKNYEKSKKGPDVIANALVGGIPLSLKTKEDSLYELSKFSQCGEDQRPMVLKDPDHLVPEPSRPHCGNGLVFYDDIPLLEVNPISGETIPKFDASSFEDPVCDEFFEDIWSKVASNNTTIYRHIFRCVPDDEMLTWESYNEWKKYGKRFKEEQARWRQEELSNLHETHEKSENDPKNPKAGSQGSGNTSASEDSKTEKPKTRTNNGLQVPDKRVVYDLLRGIRGQLVELPLKWMSTESNARNWLSSIDKIPPLEIYD
- the rsm24 gene encoding mitochondrial 37S ribosomal protein mS35, with translation MAFNPLLSLLKADAIFLGQLSKSSFCATSRAFSVFYFTRFKRSAYVSAPFGIEPHDEKELKTIDDNVHSNNLSWQKIQEHEVIRELYRKAAYELPGLTPYTQSFKKPADSQIFRFESDVQMSSFEKMNPKVVVTFKVTNIPLLEEKQRHVLRLLVGPRYNPEEDLVRISSDKYSSALQNKYHLIKILTSLIEESKRNAEKFSHVPLNTGHWKYKKCDKRMPQEWLADATTLTSKKKTTIGKQSHNTVLERESIATTDE